One window from the genome of Acuticoccus sp. I52.16.1 encodes:
- a CDS encoding TRAP transporter substrate-binding protein — protein sequence MKLSGTRKIAAALGLAALTAAGPASAATTWLMASGYPEDNFHTKNIRMFIEEVEEKSGGELTIDLQPNDSLIKLDSIKRAIQSGQIPIGELRLGVYGNEDPMYILAGLPFVAPTYATAWDLKDAQKPYFDKLFGDAGMKVLYYTPWPGQGFYTKFPIEEASDLEGVKLRIYSTSTQEMGELLGFQATILPFAEIPQAFSTGLIEALFTSPQTGIDIQAWDNTDHFTDAGAIYTKNAVVVSSAAFDALDEATQKVVLDAAVAAEKRGWEMSEATNKEQQGILADNGMTVSQAPDWLIEKMKTIGGKMLVTWKESASPEAIEAVTPYFQAQGLE from the coding sequence ATGAAACTGAGCGGAACGCGCAAAATCGCAGCCGCGCTGGGCCTCGCTGCCCTGACGGCCGCCGGACCGGCCAGCGCCGCGACCACCTGGCTGATGGCCTCGGGGTATCCGGAGGACAACTTCCACACCAAGAACATCCGCATGTTCATCGAGGAAGTGGAGGAGAAGAGCGGCGGCGAGCTGACCATCGACCTGCAGCCGAACGACTCGCTCATCAAGCTCGATTCCATCAAGCGCGCGATCCAGTCCGGCCAGATCCCCATCGGCGAACTGCGCCTGGGCGTCTATGGCAACGAGGATCCGATGTACATCCTCGCCGGCCTGCCCTTCGTCGCCCCGACCTACGCGACGGCGTGGGACCTGAAGGACGCGCAGAAGCCCTACTTCGACAAGCTGTTCGGCGATGCGGGCATGAAGGTGCTCTACTATACGCCGTGGCCGGGCCAGGGCTTCTATACGAAGTTCCCGATCGAGGAGGCGAGCGACCTCGAGGGCGTGAAGCTGCGCATCTACTCGACGTCGACGCAGGAGATGGGTGAACTCCTCGGCTTCCAGGCAACGATCCTGCCGTTCGCCGAGATCCCGCAGGCCTTCTCCACCGGCCTGATCGAGGCGCTGTTCACCAGCCCGCAGACCGGCATCGACATCCAGGCCTGGGACAACACCGACCACTTCACCGACGCCGGCGCGATCTACACCAAGAACGCCGTCGTCGTCTCCAGCGCCGCGTTCGACGCCCTCGACGAGGCCACGCAGAAGGTCGTCCTCGACGCCGCCGTCGCCGCCGAGAAGCGGGGCTGGGAGATGTCCGAAGCGACCAACAAGGAGCAGCAGGGCATCCTGGCCGACAACGGCATGACCGTGAGCCAGGCACCCGACTGGCTGATCGAGAAGATGAAGACGATCGGCGGCAAGATGCTCGTCACCTGGAAGGAGAGCGCAAGCCCCGAGGCGATCGAGGCCGTCACCCCCTACTTCCAGGCGCAGGGCCTGGAGTAG
- a CDS encoding carbohydrate ABC transporter permease: MLPRPAIGQAPRRPARRGELTRAKVRSAALLLAPMLVVLAGVALWPLLRTMAFAFTDATLSSMDEAAFIGLENFYNPSWGGLLTDPTWWNAVGNTVRFTLISVSLELVFGLVVALTLDVPFPGRGAVRAIVLIPWAIPTIVSAQMWAWMLNDQFGVINAMLMGLGLIAAPVAWTADPDTAMLAVVMVDVWKATPFMALLILAALQMLPRDCYEAARVDGISPVTVFFRVTLPLIYPAIAVAVIFRGLDAMRVFDLIYVLTSNAEGTMSMSVYARQQLVDFQDVGYGSAAATLLFFIIALLTIAYIVVGRVDLSGERA, encoded by the coding sequence ATGCTGCCGCGCCCGGCCATCGGCCAAGCCCCTCGCCGCCCGGCCCGCCGCGGCGAGCTGACCCGCGCCAAGGTGCGCTCCGCCGCGCTGCTCCTGGCGCCGATGCTGGTGGTGCTCGCCGGCGTCGCGCTTTGGCCGTTGCTGCGAACAATGGCCTTTGCCTTCACCGACGCGACGCTCTCGTCGATGGACGAGGCGGCCTTCATCGGCCTGGAGAACTTCTACAACCCCAGCTGGGGCGGTCTGCTCACGGATCCGACATGGTGGAACGCCGTGGGCAACACGGTGCGCTTCACGCTGATCTCGGTCAGTCTGGAGCTGGTGTTCGGCCTCGTCGTCGCGCTGACGCTCGACGTGCCTTTTCCCGGCCGGGGCGCGGTGCGGGCCATCGTGCTCATCCCGTGGGCGATCCCGACGATCGTCTCGGCGCAGATGTGGGCCTGGATGCTGAACGATCAGTTCGGCGTCATCAACGCGATGCTGATGGGCCTCGGTCTGATCGCCGCGCCCGTCGCCTGGACCGCCGATCCCGACACCGCGATGCTCGCCGTCGTCATGGTGGACGTGTGGAAGGCGACGCCGTTCATGGCGCTCCTCATCCTCGCCGCGCTGCAGATGCTGCCGCGCGACTGCTACGAGGCGGCGCGGGTCGACGGCATCTCCCCGGTGACGGTCTTCTTTCGCGTCACGCTGCCGCTGATCTACCCGGCGATCGCCGTGGCCGTGATCTTCCGCGGGCTCGACGCGATGCGGGTGTTCGACCTCATCTACGTCCTCACCTCCAACGCCGAGGGCACGATGTCGATGTCGGTCTATGCGCGCCAGCAACTGGTCGACTTCCAGGACGTCGGCTACGGGTCCGCGGCGGCGACGCTGCTCTTCTTCATCATCGCGCTGCTCACCATCGCCTACATCGTCGTGGGCCGCGTCGACCTTTCGGGAGAGCGGGCGTGA
- a CDS encoding ABC transporter substrate-binding protein codes for MSSFKTMLAAVGVAVGLVATPVVAQESGGTMVMVVQPEPPNLAPYLSTSGPIGQVAAKVYEGLITVGDDFEIEPGLAKSWEVSEDGLTITFHLQEGVTWHDGEPFTSADVQFGIMDVLREIHPRGGSTLNVVESVDTPDEMTAVFHLSEPAPYLLVSLNGYESPIVAKHIFEGGDPRENETANKPIGTGPFKFTEWRKGQYVRLDKNEDYWQEGKPYLDRLVVRFIGDAATRTAAMESEEIQYAAFGAVPYFDVERMEALPYISVTTNGYGYIAPLMQIQFNTAAKPFDDPKVRQAISYALDRQFIIDNIWFGFGKPATGPISSLFEPTGLYTDDVIDFTVDDRMEKAAALLDEAGYPADGGPRFSVTFDSIPYGEEWNRLGEYVKQALGELDIEVDLRVEDVPTWLKRLYTDYDYEFSSNFLYGLPDPVLGVHRQFHSNQIRQGTVFVNAMGWSTPETDELMDKASVESDPAKRAELYAEFQKLIVEASPIAFMHEMEFVTVYNSKLHGPGETGPLGVYTSFVDFWLEQ; via the coding sequence ATGTCGTCTTTCAAGACTATGCTGGCCGCTGTCGGCGTTGCCGTCGGCCTGGTGGCGACACCTGTCGTCGCTCAGGAGAGCGGCGGAACCATGGTGATGGTCGTCCAGCCGGAGCCGCCCAACCTCGCCCCCTACCTGTCGACCTCCGGCCCGATCGGCCAGGTCGCGGCGAAGGTCTATGAGGGCCTGATCACGGTCGGGGACGATTTCGAGATCGAGCCCGGCCTCGCCAAGTCCTGGGAGGTCAGCGAAGACGGCCTCACCATCACCTTCCATCTCCAGGAAGGCGTCACCTGGCACGACGGTGAGCCGTTCACCTCGGCCGACGTGCAGTTCGGCATCATGGACGTCCTGCGCGAGATCCACCCGCGCGGCGGTTCGACGCTGAACGTCGTCGAGTCGGTCGACACGCCGGACGAGATGACCGCGGTCTTCCACCTCTCCGAGCCGGCGCCCTACCTTCTGGTCTCGCTGAACGGCTACGAGAGCCCGATCGTCGCCAAGCACATCTTCGAGGGTGGCGACCCGCGCGAGAACGAGACGGCCAACAAGCCGATCGGCACCGGCCCGTTCAAGTTCACCGAGTGGCGCAAGGGCCAGTACGTCCGCCTCGACAAGAACGAGGACTACTGGCAGGAGGGCAAGCCCTACCTCGACCGCCTCGTGGTGCGCTTCATCGGTGACGCGGCCACCCGCACCGCCGCGATGGAGAGCGAAGAGATCCAGTACGCCGCGTTCGGCGCCGTGCCCTACTTCGACGTCGAGCGGATGGAGGCGCTGCCCTACATCAGCGTGACGACGAACGGCTACGGCTACATCGCGCCGCTGATGCAGATCCAGTTCAACACCGCCGCGAAGCCCTTCGACGATCCGAAGGTGCGGCAGGCGATCTCGTACGCGCTGGACCGTCAGTTCATCATCGACAACATCTGGTTCGGCTTCGGTAAGCCCGCCACCGGCCCGATCTCCTCTCTCTTCGAGCCCACCGGCCTCTACACCGACGACGTCATCGACTTCACGGTCGACGACCGCATGGAAAAGGCGGCCGCGTTGCTCGACGAGGCTGGCTACCCGGCCGACGGCGGCCCGCGCTTCTCCGTGACCTTCGACTCCATCCCCTATGGCGAGGAGTGGAACCGTCTCGGCGAGTACGTGAAGCAGGCACTCGGCGAGCTCGACATCGAGGTCGACCTGCGGGTCGAGGACGTGCCCACCTGGCTGAAGCGCCTCTACACCGACTACGACTACGAGTTCTCGTCCAACTTCCTGTACGGTCTGCCGGACCCGGTTCTCGGCGTGCATCGCCAGTTCCACTCCAACCAGATCCGCCAGGGTACGGTGTTCGTGAACGCCATGGGCTGGTCGACCCCGGAGACCGACGAGCTGATGGACAAGGCGTCCGTCGAGTCCGACCCCGCCAAGCGCGCCGAGCTCTACGCCGAGTTCCAGAAGCTGATCGTCGAGGCTTCGCCGATCGCCTTCATGCACGAGATGGAGTTCGTCACGGTCTACAACAGCAAGCTGCACGGCCCGGGCGAAACCGGCCCGCTCGGCGTCTACACCAGCTTCGTCGACTTCTGGCTGGAGCAGTAA
- a CDS encoding ABC transporter ATP-binding protein, with protein sequence MVTLALRGICKAYRDVEVLHDIDLDIADGEFVVFVGPSGCGKSTLLRLIAGLDDATDGDILIDGARVNALPPVQRGVAMVFQTYALYPHMTVFKNMAFGLRRSGLGRAGVRRRVEEAAEALELTPLLGRLPRELSGGQRQRVAIGRAIVRDPELFLLDEPLSNLDAGLRAQTRLEIQRLHRRLDATMIYVTHDQVEAMTLADRIVVLNRGRVEQAGAPLDLYRRPANLFVATFLGAPTMNLRAMAVVEAAPGSVRLTGEGVTLTLPRRVDAAAGEMLTVGIRPEDIAVVAPGEGPFQGTVELIEALGESHLVHVREAGGAVTVVRVAGDPVRREGEVICLRADDAKVHLFAADGVTLAP encoded by the coding sequence ATGGTGACGCTGGCGCTGCGCGGCATCTGCAAGGCGTACCGCGACGTCGAGGTGCTGCACGACATCGACCTCGACATCGCGGACGGCGAGTTCGTAGTCTTCGTCGGCCCCTCGGGCTGCGGCAAGTCCACCCTCCTGCGCCTGATCGCCGGGCTCGACGATGCGACCGACGGCGACATCCTGATCGACGGTGCACGGGTGAACGCCTTGCCGCCGGTGCAGCGCGGTGTCGCGATGGTGTTCCAGACCTACGCACTCTACCCGCACATGACGGTGTTCAAGAACATGGCGTTCGGTCTGCGCCGGTCGGGGCTGGGTCGCGCGGGCGTGCGGCGGCGGGTCGAGGAGGCGGCCGAGGCGCTGGAGCTGACACCGCTCTTGGGGCGCCTGCCGCGTGAACTCTCCGGCGGGCAGCGCCAGCGCGTCGCCATCGGCCGGGCGATCGTGCGCGACCCCGAGCTCTTCCTGCTCGACGAGCCGCTCTCCAACCTCGACGCCGGACTGCGGGCCCAGACCCGGCTGGAGATCCAGCGGCTGCACCGGCGTCTCGACGCGACGATGATCTATGTCACCCACGATCAGGTGGAGGCGATGACCCTGGCCGATCGCATCGTCGTCCTCAACCGTGGGCGGGTCGAACAGGCCGGCGCCCCGCTCGATCTCTACCGCCGTCCGGCCAATCTCTTCGTCGCCACCTTCCTCGGCGCCCCGACGATGAACCTGCGCGCGATGGCGGTGGTCGAGGCCGCGCCGGGCAGCGTCCGCCTCACGGGTGAGGGCGTCACCCTCACGCTGCCGCGGCGCGTCGATGCCGCCGCCGGCGAGATGCTGACCGTCGGAATCCGGCCGGAAGACATCGCCGTCGTCGCCCCCGGCGAGGGACCGTTCCAGGGCACCGTGGAACTGATCGAGGCGCTCGGCGAAAGCCACCTCGTCCACGTGCGCGAGGCGGGCGGCGCGGTCACGGTGGTGCGCGTCGCCGGCGACCCCGTGCGGCGCGAAGGAGAGGTGATCTGTTTGCGTGCAGACGATGCGAAGGTGCACCTCTTTGCGGCAGACGGGGTCACACTCGCGCCATAA
- a CDS encoding TRAP transporter small permease, producing MADSGRSGPLRQSLDGVYLVSGVLAGLFLMGIALSIIAQIIGRFAGVTIDGTELAGFCMAASTFLGLAYTLKAGTHVRVTLATRALPAVLKRGVEVVCCLIGLAASAYFTYFAIKLVLQSYQFGDVSPGLIAAPFWIPQLGMATGGTLLAIAFVDELIIVLQGGTPGYQTEEGVLAGEPVESVVPDAGVPANAERSI from the coding sequence ATGGCTGACAGCGGCCGAAGCGGACCCCTGCGCCAATCGCTGGACGGGGTCTATCTCGTGAGCGGCGTTCTCGCCGGTCTGTTTCTCATGGGGATCGCGCTCAGTATCATCGCGCAGATCATCGGCCGCTTTGCCGGCGTGACCATCGACGGGACGGAGTTGGCCGGCTTCTGCATGGCCGCCTCCACCTTCCTGGGCCTCGCCTATACGCTCAAAGCCGGCACCCACGTGCGCGTCACCCTGGCGACGCGCGCGCTGCCGGCGGTCCTGAAGCGGGGGGTCGAGGTGGTGTGCTGCCTCATCGGCCTCGCCGCCTCGGCCTACTTCACGTACTTCGCCATCAAGCTGGTGCTTCAGTCGTACCAATTCGGCGACGTCTCTCCCGGGCTGATCGCGGCGCCGTTCTGGATCCCGCAGCTCGGCATGGCGACCGGCGGCACCTTGCTGGCGATCGCCTTCGTGGACGAGCTGATCATCGTGCTCCAGGGCGGAACGCCCGGGTACCAGACCGAAGAGGGCGTGCTCGCGGGTGAACCCGTCGAGAGTGTCGTCCCCGATGCCGGCGTGCCGGCCAACGCGGAGCGTTCCATCTGA
- a CDS encoding aspartate/glutamate racemase family protein, protein MRLLFLNPNTSVSLTERMTEAVRPYLAPTTELVPVTAARGFPYISSRAEADVSASIVLEMIAEHEGAVDAVVVAAFGDPGLLAARELFDMPVVGVAEAAILTACAVGDRFGIVTFSQVMSTWYVDAVTRARLEARFTGVRVASQGIPAGVDTVQDTLGDRLVELVDEAATIDKADAVIIGGAPLSGFAVTVEDRVAVPVIDPAVAGVLQAEMLVRLSLPAPTKGSYARPPGKPSIGLAPALARRMGGPVDRPA, encoded by the coding sequence GTGCGGCTGCTCTTCCTCAACCCGAACACCTCGGTCAGCCTCACCGAGCGCATGACCGAGGCGGTCCGCCCCTACCTCGCGCCGACGACGGAGCTGGTGCCCGTTACCGCGGCGCGGGGCTTCCCCTACATCTCGTCGCGCGCCGAGGCGGACGTTTCGGCCTCCATCGTCCTGGAGATGATCGCCGAGCACGAGGGCGCGGTCGACGCGGTGGTCGTCGCCGCGTTCGGCGACCCCGGCCTCCTCGCGGCGCGCGAGCTGTTCGATATGCCGGTCGTCGGCGTCGCGGAGGCCGCGATCCTGACCGCATGCGCCGTGGGCGACCGGTTCGGCATCGTCACGTTCTCGCAGGTGATGTCGACCTGGTACGTCGATGCGGTGACGCGGGCGCGGCTGGAGGCCCGGTTCACCGGGGTGCGCGTCGCCTCGCAAGGCATCCCCGCGGGCGTCGACACCGTGCAGGATACACTCGGCGACCGCCTGGTCGAGCTGGTCGACGAGGCCGCGACGATCGACAAGGCGGACGCCGTCATCATCGGCGGCGCGCCGCTCTCCGGTTTCGCGGTGACGGTCGAGGATCGCGTGGCGGTACCGGTGATCGACCCCGCCGTCGCCGGTGTGCTCCAGGCGGAGATGCTGGTGCGCCTGAGTCTGCCGGCACCCACCAAGGGTTCTTACGCGCGCCCGCCGGGAAAGCCGTCGATCGGCCTCGCTCCTGCGCTCGCACGCCGCATGGGCGGCCCGGTCGACCGCCCCGCCTGA
- a CDS encoding carbohydrate ABC transporter permease — MKGWRLSGKVAFAALVGLIVAVSLFPFYYAVVSSFTPPSQLFAVHVLPQATLENYRAVFRDQPFGRNILNSVVVAGAVVAISLALGVTAAFALARIRFRGRGLLLMTILAVSMFPQVAVLSGMFELVRWLGLYNALGSLVLANLILTLPFTVWVLTTFMRQLPTELEEAAYVDGATPLEVIVRIFLPLLWPAMVTTGLLSFIVAWNEFLFALTFTLSNDVRTVPVAIALLSGSSAYELPWGSIMAASVIVTVPLIALVLVFQRKIVGGLAAGAVKG, encoded by the coding sequence GTGAAGGGGTGGCGTCTGTCCGGCAAGGTCGCCTTCGCGGCGCTGGTCGGGCTCATCGTGGCGGTGTCGCTCTTTCCCTTCTACTACGCCGTGGTGTCGAGCTTCACGCCGCCGTCGCAGCTCTTCGCGGTGCACGTGCTGCCGCAGGCGACGCTCGAAAACTACCGCGCCGTGTTCCGCGACCAACCGTTCGGCCGCAACATCCTCAACTCGGTCGTGGTGGCGGGGGCGGTAGTCGCCATCTCGCTGGCGCTCGGCGTGACGGCGGCGTTCGCCCTGGCGCGCATCCGGTTCCGGGGGCGCGGGCTGCTGCTCATGACCATCCTCGCCGTGTCGATGTTTCCGCAGGTGGCGGTGCTATCGGGCATGTTCGAGCTGGTGCGCTGGCTGGGGCTCTACAACGCGCTCGGCAGCCTCGTTCTCGCCAACCTCATCCTCACGCTACCCTTCACCGTGTGGGTCCTGACGACCTTCATGCGCCAGCTTCCGACCGAGCTGGAGGAGGCCGCCTACGTCGACGGGGCGACGCCGCTGGAGGTCATCGTGCGGATCTTCCTGCCGCTCCTGTGGCCGGCGATGGTGACGACGGGGCTCCTCTCCTTCATCGTCGCGTGGAACGAGTTCCTGTTCGCGCTCACCTTCACCCTCTCCAACGACGTGCGAACGGTGCCCGTCGCCATCGCGCTGCTGAGCGGCAGCAGCGCCTACGAGTTGCCGTGGGGGAGCATCATGGCCGCGTCGGTGATCGTCACGGTGCCGCTGATCGCCCTCGTCCTGGTGTTCCAGCGCAAGATCGTCGGCGGGTTGGCCGCCGGGGCGGTGAAGGGATGA
- a CDS encoding ABC transporter substrate-binding protein produces the protein MRRTSAVALGIAWAGLAGVATPPHAEAATLSLACSALGIELRLCTETANQWARETGHTVEIVSTPNSATERLALYQQILSAGGDDIDVYQIDVIWPGLLGEHFVDLRPKLLGSEKAHFPALIESSVVDGELKAIPWFADAGLLYYRADLLEKYGAAPPATWAELTEVATTVMDGERAAGQDEMWGYVFQGRAYEGLTCNALEWVDSFGGGTFVDGNGEVTADNPQAVAALETAAGWIGTITPTGVLNYSEEESRSLFQSGNAVFMRNWPYAYALANSPASMVNGRVDVTALPRGGADGSHTGTLGGQLLAVSRYSRNPDIAINLVRYLTSRVVQQRRATEGGFIPTIPALYEDEQVRARLPYLDAIYETFSAAVARPSSQTKDKYNRVSNAVFNAVHTVLSGEMAPAEALSELDGELNRIKRRGW, from the coding sequence ATGCGACGGACGTCAGCTGTTGCGCTCGGTATCGCCTGGGCCGGCCTCGCGGGGGTCGCGACGCCACCGCATGCCGAAGCGGCGACCCTCTCCCTCGCATGCAGCGCCCTCGGCATCGAGCTGCGCCTGTGCACCGAGACGGCGAACCAGTGGGCCCGGGAAACCGGCCACACCGTCGAGATCGTCTCCACCCCGAACTCGGCGACCGAACGACTGGCGCTCTACCAGCAGATCCTCTCCGCCGGCGGCGACGACATCGACGTCTATCAGATCGACGTGATCTGGCCGGGGTTGCTGGGCGAGCACTTCGTCGACCTGCGGCCCAAGCTGCTGGGCTCGGAAAAGGCGCACTTCCCGGCGCTGATCGAGAGCAGCGTTGTCGACGGCGAGTTGAAGGCGATACCCTGGTTCGCCGATGCGGGGCTCCTCTACTATCGCGCCGACCTGCTGGAGAAATACGGCGCCGCGCCCCCCGCCACCTGGGCCGAGCTGACCGAGGTCGCCACCACCGTGATGGATGGCGAGCGCGCCGCCGGGCAGGACGAGATGTGGGGCTACGTCTTCCAAGGCCGCGCCTACGAGGGGCTCACCTGCAACGCTCTGGAATGGGTCGACAGCTTCGGCGGCGGCACCTTCGTCGATGGGAACGGCGAGGTCACGGCCGACAACCCGCAGGCGGTGGCGGCGCTGGAGACGGCCGCGGGCTGGATCGGCACCATCACGCCGACCGGGGTGCTGAACTACTCCGAGGAAGAGTCCCGCAGCCTGTTCCAGAGCGGCAACGCCGTTTTCATGCGCAACTGGCCCTATGCCTACGCACTGGCCAACTCACCCGCCAGCATGGTGAACGGCCGGGTCGACGTGACGGCGCTGCCGCGGGGCGGGGCGGACGGCAGCCACACCGGCACCCTCGGCGGGCAGCTTCTGGCCGTGTCGCGCTATTCCCGGAACCCGGACATCGCGATCAACCTGGTGCGCTACCTCACCTCGCGCGTGGTGCAGCAGCGGCGCGCCACCGAGGGCGGCTTCATCCCGACGATCCCGGCACTCTACGAGGACGAGCAGGTGCGCGCGCGCCTGCCCTATCTGGACGCGATATACGAGACCTTTTCCGCCGCCGTCGCCCGGCCCTCGTCGCAGACGAAAGACAAGTACAATCGGGTCTCCAACGCCGTGTTCAACGCCGTCCACACGGTGCTGTCGGGCGAGATGGCGCCGGCTGAGGCGCTGTCGGAGCTGGACGGCGAGTTGAACCGGATCAAGCGCCGCGGCTGGTAG
- a CDS encoding ABC transporter permease, whose product MPNARLRYVARRIVQAIPILLAIIILNFCLLKLAPGDAVDVLAGEAGSATPEYMEQLRAKFGLDQPLPIQLANYIGRVAVGDLGYSFRHEMPVWELILQRLGPTMILMVTTIVLSVGVGAILGLLAAVNLNTWRDSLISVLALVSYATPLFWVGLMLIVVFSINLGWFPTSGMENFAEFNEGWDRVWDIAHHLVLPAVTLSLFYLALYTRLMRASMLEQSGMDYVTTARAKGVKESRITFRHVLRNALLPVVTMAGVQVSAIIGGSVIVETVFGWPGLGQLAYESLFARDLNLLLGIFLLSAVIVLVVNLLVDILYTFLDPRIELS is encoded by the coding sequence ATGCCCAACGCACGACTGCGCTACGTCGCGCGCCGGATCGTCCAGGCGATCCCGATTCTCCTGGCGATCATCATTCTCAATTTCTGTCTGCTGAAGCTCGCCCCCGGCGATGCGGTCGACGTTCTGGCCGGTGAGGCCGGGTCCGCGACGCCCGAATACATGGAGCAGCTTCGCGCCAAATTCGGCCTCGACCAGCCACTGCCCATCCAGCTCGCCAACTATATCGGCCGCGTGGCCGTCGGCGACCTCGGCTATTCCTTCCGGCACGAGATGCCCGTTTGGGAGCTCATCCTCCAGCGGCTCGGCCCCACCATGATCCTCATGGTGACGACGATCGTCCTGTCGGTCGGTGTCGGCGCCATCCTCGGCCTGCTCGCCGCGGTCAATCTCAACACCTGGCGCGACAGCCTCATCTCCGTGCTGGCGCTCGTCAGCTACGCGACGCCGCTCTTCTGGGTCGGCTTGATGCTGATCGTCGTCTTTTCCATCAACCTCGGCTGGTTCCCGACCTCCGGGATGGAAAACTTCGCTGAGTTCAATGAGGGCTGGGACCGCGTGTGGGACATCGCGCACCACCTGGTGCTGCCGGCCGTCACGCTCTCGCTCTTCTACCTGGCGCTCTACACGCGCCTCATGCGCGCCTCGATGCTCGAGCAGTCGGGGATGGACTACGTCACCACCGCCCGCGCCAAAGGCGTCAAGGAAAGCCGCATCACCTTCCGCCACGTTCTGCGCAACGCGCTCCTGCCGGTCGTCACCATGGCGGGCGTGCAGGTCTCGGCCATCATCGGCGGCTCGGTGATCGTGGAGACGGTGTTCGGGTGGCCCGGTCTCGGCCAGCTCGCCTACGAGTCCCTCTTCGCGCGCGACCTCAACCTTCTTCTCGGCATCTTCCTGCTCTCTGCCGTGATCGTCCTGGTGGTGAACCTTTTGGTCGACATCCTCTACACGTTCCTCGATCCGCGGATTGAGCTGTCGTGA
- a CDS encoding TRAP transporter large permease: protein MAAGVVSIVLLAVMLILLAGGVWIAVSLGIVGWVALEFFTPAPAGSLLASTVWDSSWNWALTALPLFVWMGEILFRTRLSQDMFMGLSAWLSWLPGRLVHVNIVGCGIMAAVAGSSAVTCATVGRISLPELKSRGYDERMILGTLAGSGTLGLLIPPSIMLIVYGVISQQSISRLFMAGVLPGLLLIGLFMAYVMIWSWIRPELTPADTDKLPLREKLWRSRFLIPVMLLIFAVLGSIYGGYATPTEAATVGVIGALILAAFSRSLTPATFMDTLLGAVRTSCMITFILVTAAFLSMAMGFTGIPRQLAGWVDSLQLSPYALLFVLGVFYIILGCFLDGVSMLVLTATVVLPMVKAAGIDLLWFGIFCVIVVEAAQITPPVGFNLFVLQGMSGRDIWHITKAAAPFFFLMMLGLVIITLVPGIVTILPQTMMR, encoded by the coding sequence ATGGCTGCCGGCGTCGTTTCCATCGTCCTCCTGGCCGTCATGCTGATCCTGCTGGCGGGCGGCGTCTGGATCGCCGTCTCGCTCGGCATCGTCGGCTGGGTGGCGCTGGAGTTCTTCACCCCGGCCCCGGCCGGTTCGCTCCTCGCCTCCACCGTCTGGGATTCGTCCTGGAACTGGGCGCTCACCGCGCTGCCGCTGTTCGTGTGGATGGGCGAGATCCTGTTCCGCACCCGCCTCAGCCAGGACATGTTCATGGGCCTTTCGGCCTGGCTCTCCTGGCTGCCGGGGCGGCTGGTCCACGTCAACATCGTCGGCTGCGGCATCATGGCGGCGGTGGCCGGCTCTTCCGCCGTCACCTGCGCCACCGTCGGCCGTATCTCGCTGCCGGAGCTGAAATCCCGCGGCTACGACGAGCGGATGATCCTCGGCACCCTCGCCGGATCGGGCACCCTGGGGCTCCTGATCCCGCCGTCGATCATGCTGATCGTCTACGGCGTCATCTCGCAGCAATCGATCTCGCGCCTCTTCATGGCGGGCGTGCTGCCGGGCCTCCTCCTGATCGGCCTCTTCATGGCCTACGTCATGATCTGGTCGTGGATCCGCCCCGAGCTGACCCCCGCCGACACCGATAAGCTTCCCTTGCGCGAAAAGCTGTGGCGCTCGCGCTTCCTCATTCCGGTGATGCTCCTCATCTTCGCCGTGCTCGGCTCGATCTACGGCGGCTACGCCACACCGACGGAGGCTGCCACCGTCGGCGTCATCGGCGCGCTGATCCTCGCCGCATTTTCCCGCAGCCTCACTCCGGCGACGTTCATGGACACGCTGCTCGGCGCGGTGCGCACCTCCTGCATGATCACTTTCATCCTGGTGACGGCGGCGTTCCTTTCGATGGCGATGGGCTTTACGGGGATCCCGCGCCAGCTTGCCGGGTGGGTGGATTCGCTGCAGCTTTCGCCCTACGCGCTGCTCTTCGTGCTGGGCGTCTTCTACATCATCCTCGGCTGCTTCCTGGACGGGGTGTCGATGCTGGTGCTGACCGCCACCGTGGTGCTGCCGATGGTCAAGGCCGCCGGGATCGACCTCCTGTGGTTCGGCATCTTCTGCGTGATCGTCGTCGAAGCGGCGCAGATCACCCCGCCGGTGGGCTTCAACCTCTTCGTGCTGCAAGGCATGAGCGGGCGGGACATATGGCACATCACCAAGGCTGCGGCCCCGTTCTTCTTCCTGATGATGCTGGGGCTCGTCATCATCACCCTGGTGCCGGGCATCGTCACGATCCTGCCGCAGACGATGATGCGCTGA